One genomic region from Anopheles bellator chromosome 2, idAnoBellAS_SP24_06.2, whole genome shotgun sequence encodes:
- the LOC131209294 gene encoding ankyrin-2-like → MPAECAANPLQRALADAIIRMVSMDELRILLACGAKVNDQVTQGLKPLHYAVWQNNEAAVNLLIVRGADINAIDEVGYSALHLAAEHGYLNLAKILLDAGCKVDYRKPTDDPYPRTTLCDEPLRLALRNKHYEVARLLLDRGADPNKRYFFGSEINLATDVESLELLLTYGASTEARDRSGITPLMRAVRTNGSIDSVLLLLHYGADVNAMTDARNDYRTVLHYAVLSGNASLVTMLLKQGARVDIPAPLPEPDRPSPLDLAVLRGDPVLVRILLENGANVNRSSPIIGSPLHVACADNIPNRVEIMKMLLFYGADPNVRVVGDVATNAILRPPLAELLASNEKVAPEELHLLLRYGARVILKTQYRDPDGLLNCLSNLHHDSAAFRIILDAAEEFDPCMIRRNQQLTDEQRELLAERGSVPRKLKSQIRAHYRRLFGRNLVEFVPPLFVPNELKSYLLYEHSF, encoded by the exons ATGCCGGCGGAGTGTGCGGCAAACCCGCTACAGCGGGCTCTCGCGGATGCTATCATCCGCATGGTGTCGATGGACGAGCTGCGCATTCTGCTCGCCTGCGGTGCCAAGGTAAACGATCAGGTTACGCAGGGCCTCAAGCCGTTGCACTATGCCGTCTGGCAGAACAACGAGGCTGCGGTTAATCTGCTCATTGTCCGCGGTGCAGATATTAACGCGATCGACGAGGTTGGCTACAGTGCCTTGCATCTGGCGGCCGAGCATGG GTATCTGAATCTTGCGAAAATTCTGCTCGATGCGGGATGCAAAGTTGACTACCGGAAGCCAACGGACGATCCGTACCCGCGGACGACACTCTGTGACGAGCCGCTTCGATTGGCATTGCGCAACAAACACTATGAAGTAGCCCGTCTTCTGCTAGATCGTGGCGCGGATCCGAACAAGCGCTactttttcggttcggaaattAATCTGGCCACGGACGTGGAGAGCCTTGAACTGCTGCTTACGTACGGGGCGAGCACAGAggcgcgcgatcgatccgGAATCACACCACTGATGCGTGCGGTGAGGACGAACGGAAGTATCGATtcggtactgctgctgctacactACGGAGCCGATGTAAACGCGATGACCGATGCCCGAAATGATTACCGCACCGTGCTGCACTATGCCGTCCTGTCAG GAAATGCTTCCCTCGTCACGATGTTGCTGAAACAGGGTGCCCGTGTGGACATTCCTGCACCACTGCCAGAACCAGACCGGCCCAGCCCGCTCGATCTGGCCGTTCTGCGCGGAGATCCCGTGCTCGTGAGAATACTACTCGAAAATGGTGCTAACGTCAACCGCAGCAGTCCGATCATTGGTTCCCCGCTGCACGTGGCCTGCGCCGACAACATCCCGAACAGAGTAGAAATCATGAAG ATGCTCTTATTTTACGGCGCCGACCCGAACGTGCGCGTTGTCGGTGATGTGGCCACCAATGCGATCCTGCGCCCTCCACTGGCCGAACTACTGGCAAGCAACGAGAAGGTAGCACCCGAAGAACTGCATCTCCTGCTCCGATATGGTGCCAGG GTCATCCTGAAGACACAGTATCGGGACCCGGACGGTCTGCTAAACTGCCTTTCCAATCTACACCACGACTCTGCCGCGTTCCGCATCATCCTGGACGCAGCCGAGGAATTCGACCCGTGCATGATTCGTCGCAATCAGCAGCTCACCGACGAACAGCGTGAGCTGTTGGCCGAACGGGGCTCGGTTCCACGGAAGTTGAAATCACAGATCCGTGCCCACTATCGTCGACTGTTTGGACGGAATCTGGTCGAGTTTGTGCCCCCGCTGTTCGTGCCGAATGAGCTGAAGAGCTACCTGCTGTACGAGCATAGTTTTTGA
- the LOC131209296 gene encoding INO80 complex subunit C: protein MEAETKKVFKRKNLSEVNPTIGKKRQWKSLKQILTHEKTLQWKATDIAYSSVNAPPSLKPAKKYSDISGLVAPYTDPHSKLRFHNAEEYQTIRTFPMDLTAGYLALRGATSIV, encoded by the exons ATGGAAGCGGAAACTAAAAAGGTGTTTAAAAGAAAGAATCTCTCGGAGGTAAACCCGACGATCGGGAAAAAGCGACAGTGGAAATCTTTGAAGCAAATACTGACTCACGAGAAAACGTTACAATGGAAGGCGACGGACATTGCAT ATTCCTCCGTGAACGCACCGCCGTCTTTGAAGCCGGCCAAAAAATACTCCGACATCTCGGGGCTGGTCGCGCCGTACACTGACCCACACTCGAAGCTGCGGTTCCACAACGCCGAGGAGTACCAAACGATACGCACCTTCCCCATGGATCTGACTGCCGGATACTTGGCGCTGCGCGGTGCCACGAGCATTGTTTGA
- the LOC131208180 gene encoding thioredoxin domain-containing protein 11-like, translating to MPTLTQGSSAEDCSSRRSRSQQPAASGSGRTMTAPVVDGKTRRYSRISMIIIYGREALCILALLLTTYATIQNTPPKAKAPPPPVPFFSRGSLVSDFPSGALGTAQARVAVTELSLVFYYAPWCAESQYARQAYESVAQLYHREAHFVAINCWQPGGECRQRYTYLLSWPVLMAYQPNGFVIQYQQAWTAGSLSRFVQSLVAPLQRFVNPADLMDRMTGKDAVIVAFLEVTNESKLYNQYYQAAVKWLEKDPFQEVSFGVVTGESCKLFGVETQPSIRLYLWNETIEYVGKESWTPKELNGWLVKHLQVVSMWIAPPGSKSSTIAPYFRQGPVLFLFNPRPLYAEGDSSDAYMMLRQLSMQYYNCAGDTWVQEMAREYIAEQRLAALERYTHRKVQCGSILGRHPSQDDDEGRGADGRGRAGIDRSTVSVSFVNVLNSSKFVDGRKLAGHSGGSEPDSEYCDIAPALAGKCQPVESCGARFGPERKPSLRWSGTGQQEEEEGCPARARPIPEAPELVTSSAIDSTHDYRGPKLLTKQYLRRQCELFRLAEDDGTHLFYPEPEGESDAIYAAIGGLSCKHNKTLTFLSMDSTLYHAFSERLGVDVLQEPNQTVAFIVDAENESTYALRSPINLRTLARFVHDYYNRSLERFQRSSNI from the exons ATGCCTACACTAACACAAGGCTCGTCAGCAGAGGATTGCAGCTCACGACGATCGCGGTCCCAGCAACCGGCGgcgagcggaagcggaaggacGATGACAGCGCC TGTTGTGGACGGCAAAACGCGCCGCTACAGTCGGATCAGCATGATCATTATTTATGGGCGCGAAGCGCTCTGCATTCTCGCCCTGCTGCTCACCACGTACGCCACTATTCAGAACACTCCGCCCAAGGCCAAggcacctccaccaccggtgccATTCTTTTCGCGCGGTTCGCTTGTGTCCGACTTCCCTTCCGGTGCCCTCGGTACGGCACAAGCGCGGGTAGCCGTCACGGAGCTATCGCTCGTCTTCTACTACGCTCCGTGGTGCGCCGAGAGTCAGTATGCACGCCAAGCGTACGAATCCGTCGCCCAGCTCTACCACCGGGAGGCTCACTTTGTAGCTATCAACTGCTGGCAGCCCGGAGGCGAGTGTCGGCAGCGGTACACTTATTTACTTTCGTGGCCGGTGCTGATGGCGTACCAACCGAACGGGTTTGTCATCCAGTACCAACAAGCGTGGACGGCCGGTTCCCTTTCGCGGTTCGTTCAATCGTTGGTGGCGCCGCTGCAGCGGTTCGTCAATCCTGCCGACCTGATGGATCGAATGACCGGGAAGGAT GCCGTGATCGTCGCATTCCTTGAGGTGACCAACGAAAGCAAACTTTACAACCAGTACTATCAGGCGGCCGTCAAGTGGCTCGAGAAGGATCCGTTCCAGGAAGTTTCATTCGGGGTCGTGACGGGCGAGTCCTGCAAGCTGTTTGGCGTGGAAACGCAACCTTCCATTCGGCTGTACTTGTGGAACGAAACAATC GAGTACGTCGGTAAGGAATCGTGGACACCGAAGGAGCTGAACGGTTGGCTCGTTAAGCATCTGCAGGTCGTCTCGATGTGGATCGCACCGCCCGGGTCGAAATCCAGTACGATCGCACCGTACTTTCGGCAGGGTCCAGTTCTGTTTCTCTTCAATCCGCGGCCCCTGTATGCCGAGGGAGACAGCTCCGATGCGTACATGATGCTCCGGCAGCTCAGCATGCAGTACTACAACTGTGCCGGCGATACCTGGGTACAGGAAATGGCCCGTGAGTACATTGCCGAACAGCGTCTGGCCGCCCTCGAGCGGTACACTCACCGAAAGGTCCAATGTGGATCCATTCTGGGACGGCACCCGTCGCAGGATGACGACGAAGGCAGAGGGGCTGATGGTCGGGGCCGTGCCGGGATCGATCGCTCGACGGTGTCCGTTTCGTTTGTGAATGTGCTCAATTCGTCAAAGTTTGTCGATGGACGAAAGCTTGCGGGCCACTCGGGAGGATCGGAACCCGATTCCGAGTACTGCGACATAGCCCCGGCACTGGCCGGAAAGTGCCAACCGGTGGAGAGTTGCGGAGCCCGTTTCGGTCCCGAACGAAAACCATCCCTGCGGTGGAGCGGTACAGGGcagcaggaagaagaagaggggTGTCCGGCAAGGGCACGCCCTATACCGGAGGCTCCCGAGCTGGTCACTTCAAGTGCAATCGATTCGACGCACGACTACCGGGGACCTAAATTGCTCACCAAACAGTACCTCCGCCGGCAGTGCGAGCTGTTTCGGTTGGCGGAGGACGATGGAACGCACTTGTTCTACCCGGAGCCGGAAGGAGAATCGGACGCAATCTACGCTGCGATCGGTGGATTGTCGTGCAAGCATAACAAAACCCTCACCTTCCTCAGCATGGACAGCACTCTTTACCATGCGTTTAGCGAGCGGCTTGGGGTCGACGTGCTGCAggaaccgaaccaaaccgtGGCCTTCATCGTCGACGCCGAGAACGAATCGACGTACGCGCTACGGTCACCCATCAACCTGCGGACGTTGGCACGTTTCGTGCACGATTACTACAACCGCAGCTTGGAACGCTTTCAGCGATCGTCCAACATC
- the LOC131208181 gene encoding sodium-coupled monocarboxylate transporter 1-like, whose amino-acid sequence MHNAPADDGVVPEEPQRLLFTVADYVIFFAMLGLSAMIGVYYGFFAKRKQNNTAEYLLGSKQMKVFPVAMSMTATHISAITMLGVPAEMYKYGIQYWACSISGLVVTIFMVYVFLPVFHELQAVSCYGYIEQRFDKRTRTLASGLFMFYCLLNTPVIIYAPAIAFSQVTGINVHIITPMICGICIFYTTFGGIRAVIWTDTLQFGCMICALIVVMTLGTLQLGGVVNVFQLAEAGGRLIWFNMDPDPYLRTSFWLVSVGLTSMWISNIGSTPECVQRFLTIPDLPSAKKAVWIFGVGHILVKLFSVYNGLLIFGKYHGCDPVHDGIVQKYDQIFAYYVLDVAR is encoded by the exons ATGCACAACGCGCCAGCGGATGATGGCGTGGTGCCGGAGGAGCCACAGCGACTCCTGTTCACGGTGGCCGATTACGTCATCTTTTTCGCGATGCTCGGCCTATCGGCCATGATCGGGGTGTACTATGGGTTCTTTGCGAAGCGGAAACAGAACAACACCGCCGAGTATCTGCTCGGCAGCAAGCAGATGAAGGtgttcccggtggccatgtCGATGACCGCAAC CCACATATCGGCCATCACGATGCTCGGTGTTCCGGCGGAGATGTACAAGTACGGCATCCAGTACTGGGCCTGCTCGATATCGGGCCTGGTCGTGACGATCTTCATGGTGTACGTGTTCCTGCCGGTGTTCCACGAGCTGCAGGCGGTCTCGTGCTACGGCTACATCGAGCAGCGCTTCGACAAGCGCACCCGCACCCTGGCCAGTGGCCTGTTTATGTTCTACTGTTTGCTCAACACCCCGGTTATCATCTACGCACCCGCCATTGCCTTCAGCCAAG TCACGGGCATCAATGTGCACATCATAACGCCAATGATTTGTGGTATCTGCATCTTCTACACCACCTTCGGTGGCATTCG TGCCGTCATATGGACCGACACGTTGCAGTTCGGATGTATGATCTGCGCACTGATCGTGGTGATGACGCTCGGCACGCTCCAGCTGGGAGGTGTCGTTAACGTGTTCCAGTTAGCCGAAGCCGGTGGCCGCTTAATTTGGTTTAA CATGGATCCCGATCCTTACCTGCGCACCTCGTTCTGGCTCGTGTCCGTCGGTCTGACGTCGATGTGGATTTCGAACATCGGCTCAACGCCCGAGTGCGTACAACGCTTCCTCACCATTCCGGATCTGCCGAGCGCCAAAAA GGCTGTTTGGATCTTTGGCGTTGGCCACATCCTGGTGAAGCTGTTTTCCGTCTACAACGGGTTGTTGATCTTTGGCAAGTACCATGGCTGCGATCCGGTTCATGACGGGATCGTCCAGAAGTACGATCAAATCTTCGCGTACTACGTGCTCGATGTGGCCCGC
- the LOC131212727 gene encoding uncharacterized protein LOC131212727 isoform X2: MSCFGDCLELGPPPDMILSMPPPPLSSFLLPRNALVASGKGSGGAGGGNSNHSLLCSAAFICEPSLKANEQSGLEFVELPGNGVDDTWVLVLISSCVGVLLLGALLAMVLLKCRDRFCIRCSSFGYSYHDSNLKQPPLHALAEPTVTKAAGGFLAGGTILYPTNHVHHHQQQHLHHQSGTVYGTDNRTLWAALTPHGTQHFITESYGGHPDDHYEVIDYGRKHEQYIPSATGPGTGGTIVKSKNSFENSGFVDYDYEDPTPLMESYGGAHFDDMDSGYQEPQEVLGSLSRPVQRSTLTVSSPTRIENPNMAPLNLYPTAAQPARGATGTLGSATMGRKSIGTGAAAGAGTLSRRISDIKN, translated from the exons ATGAGTTGCTTCGGGGATTGCCTCGAGCTGGGGCCACCGCCCGATATGATACTGTcgatgccaccgccgccgctgtcaTCGTTCCTGTTGCCTCGCAATGCGCTGGTGGCCAGCGGCAAAGGTTCCGGTGGGGCTGGCGGgggcaacagcaaccacagcCTGCTGTGCAGTGCCGCCTTCATCTGCGAACCATCGCTCAAGGCGAACGAACAGTCCGGACTGGAGTTCGTCGAGTTGCCTGGAAACG GCGTCGACGATACCtgggtgctggtgctgatttCGTCCTGCGTCGGTGTGCTGCTTCTCGGGGCCCTGTTGGCGATGGTCCTGCTGAAATGCCGAGA TCGGTTCTGTATCCGTTGCAGTTCGTTCGGCTACTCGTACCACGATAGCAACCTGAAGCAGCCACCGCTGCACGCCCTGGCCGAACCGACGGTGACGAAAGCGGCCGGTGGGTTCCTGGCCGGCGGTACGATCCTGTATCCCACCAATCACGTG catcaccatcagcagcagcatctgcaccATCAGTCGGGCACAGTGTACGGAACGGACAATCGGACCCTTTGGGCCGCGCTGACACCGCATGGTACGCAGCACTTCATAACCGAGTCATACGGGGGCCATCCGGACGATCACTACGAGGTTATTGACTATGGGCGCAAGCACGAGCAGTACAttccgtcggccaccggccccgggactGGCGGGACGATCGTGAAGAGCAAGAACTCGTTCGAGAACTCCGGCTTCGTCGACTACGACTACGAGGATCCGACCCCGCTGATGGAGTCGTACGGTGGGGCTCACTTTGACGATATGGACTCGGGCTACCAGGAACCGCAGGAGGTGCTGGGCTCGCTGAGCCGCCCGGTCCAGCGCTCCACGCTCACCGTTTCATCGCCGACCCGCATCGAGAACCCGAACATGGCTCCCTTGAACCTGTACCCGACCGCAGCCCAGCCGGCACGGGGCGCTACCGGAACCCTCGGTTCGGCCACCATGGGCCGGAAGTCGATCGGCACTggcgctgccgccggtgccgggacACTATCGCGCCGTATCAGCGATATCAAGAACTGA
- the LOC131212727 gene encoding uncharacterized protein LOC131212727 isoform X1, whose product MSCFGDCLELGPPPDMILSMPPPPLSSFLLPRNALVASGKGSGGAGGGNSNHSLLCSAAFICEPSLKANEQSGLEFVELPGNGVDDTWVLVLISSCVGVLLLGALLAMVLLKCRDRFCIRCSSFGYSYHDSNLKQPPLHALAEPTVTKAAGGFLAGGTILYPTNHVVHHTNSLQHHHHQHHHQQQHLHHQSGTVYGTDNRTLWAALTPHGTQHFITESYGGHPDDHYEVIDYGRKHEQYIPSATGPGTGGTIVKSKNSFENSGFVDYDYEDPTPLMESYGGAHFDDMDSGYQEPQEVLGSLSRPVQRSTLTVSSPTRIENPNMAPLNLYPTAAQPARGATGTLGSATMGRKSIGTGAAAGAGTLSRRISDIKN is encoded by the exons ATGAGTTGCTTCGGGGATTGCCTCGAGCTGGGGCCACCGCCCGATATGATACTGTcgatgccaccgccgccgctgtcaTCGTTCCTGTTGCCTCGCAATGCGCTGGTGGCCAGCGGCAAAGGTTCCGGTGGGGCTGGCGGgggcaacagcaaccacagcCTGCTGTGCAGTGCCGCCTTCATCTGCGAACCATCGCTCAAGGCGAACGAACAGTCCGGACTGGAGTTCGTCGAGTTGCCTGGAAACG GCGTCGACGATACCtgggtgctggtgctgatttCGTCCTGCGTCGGTGTGCTGCTTCTCGGGGCCCTGTTGGCGATGGTCCTGCTGAAATGCCGAGA TCGGTTCTGTATCCGTTGCAGTTCGTTCGGCTACTCGTACCACGATAGCAACCTGAAGCAGCCACCGCTGCACGCCCTGGCCGAACCGACGGTGACGAAAGCGGCCGGTGGGTTCCTGGCCGGCGGTACGATCCTGTATCCCACCAATCACGTGGTGCACCACACGAACTCActgcaacaccaccaccaccagcatcaccatcagcagcagcatctgcaccATCAGTCGGGCACAGTGTACGGAACGGACAATCGGACCCTTTGGGCCGCGCTGACACCGCATGGTACGCAGCACTTCATAACCGAGTCATACGGGGGCCATCCGGACGATCACTACGAGGTTATTGACTATGGGCGCAAGCACGAGCAGTACAttccgtcggccaccggccccgggactGGCGGGACGATCGTGAAGAGCAAGAACTCGTTCGAGAACTCCGGCTTCGTCGACTACGACTACGAGGATCCGACCCCGCTGATGGAGTCGTACGGTGGGGCTCACTTTGACGATATGGACTCGGGCTACCAGGAACCGCAGGAGGTGCTGGGCTCGCTGAGCCGCCCGGTCCAGCGCTCCACGCTCACCGTTTCATCGCCGACCCGCATCGAGAACCCGAACATGGCTCCCTTGAACCTGTACCCGACCGCAGCCCAGCCGGCACGGGGCGCTACCGGAACCCTCGGTTCGGCCACCATGGGCCGGAAGTCGATCGGCACTggcgctgccgccggtgccgggacACTATCGCGCCGTATCAGCGATATCAAGAACTGA